The proteins below come from a single Salinilacihabitans rarus genomic window:
- a CDS encoding DUF7130 family rubredoxin-like protein: MVETGETPAREGEEEALKDVHEVDFGQRVYDEDGNELGRVRGFERSGFFVTTREGAEAMSVEHARSGHEFGEAHLMWRCTECGEMGDIEGGLPEECPNCGTRKENLMYWTED, encoded by the coding sequence ATGGTCGAAACGGGTGAGACTCCGGCCAGAGAGGGGGAGGAGGAGGCCCTAAAGGACGTCCACGAGGTCGACTTCGGACAGCGGGTCTACGACGAGGACGGTAACGAACTGGGACGGGTCCGCGGCTTCGAGCGCAGCGGTTTCTTCGTGACGACCCGCGAGGGCGCGGAGGCGATGAGCGTCGAGCACGCCCGCTCGGGCCACGAGTTCGGCGAGGCGCACCTGATGTGGCGCTGCACCGAGTGCGGCGAGATGGGCGACATCGAGGGGGGCCTTCCCGAGGAGTGTCCCAACTGCGGCACCCGGAAGGAGAACCTGATGTACTGGACCGAGGACTGA
- a CDS encoding ketopantoate reductase family protein, with product MEIVVFGAGSLGSLVGGLLAREHDVTLVAREAHAAAVREDGLRLEGEVEGVVRPSATTDGRGLDADLAVVTVKAFDTEAAARALATGAFDAVCSLQNGMGNEETLADHVDAPVLAGTATYGAVRRGPGVVECTGTGEVVLGAREGGPSPAAERAGGAFARAGVETVVSEEMPRRLWEKLAVNAGINPVTALTATENGAVRREPARDLSRAAARETARVARAHDVALSNREALAALAEVAAATATNTSSMRQDVLAGRRTEIDAISGYVVDRATARGLDAPTNETLAALIRTWERGRELR from the coding sequence ATGGAGATCGTCGTCTTCGGCGCGGGGAGCCTCGGGAGCCTCGTCGGCGGCCTCCTCGCGCGCGAACACGACGTCACGCTGGTCGCCCGCGAGGCCCACGCCGCCGCGGTCCGCGAGGACGGACTGCGCCTCGAAGGGGAGGTCGAGGGAGTGGTCCGCCCGTCGGCGACGACCGACGGCCGCGGACTCGACGCCGACCTCGCGGTGGTGACGGTCAAGGCCTTCGACACCGAGGCGGCGGCCCGGGCCCTCGCGACGGGCGCGTTCGACGCCGTCTGCTCGCTGCAAAACGGGATGGGAAACGAGGAGACGCTGGCCGATCACGTCGACGCGCCGGTGCTCGCGGGGACGGCCACGTACGGCGCGGTCCGCCGGGGGCCGGGGGTCGTCGAGTGTACGGGGACCGGCGAGGTCGTCCTCGGGGCCCGGGAGGGCGGCCCCTCGCCGGCCGCCGAGCGCGCGGGAGGTGCGTTCGCCCGCGCCGGCGTCGAGACGGTCGTCAGCGAGGAGATGCCCCGGCGACTGTGGGAGAAACTCGCCGTCAACGCCGGGATCAACCCCGTCACGGCGCTGACGGCGACGGAGAACGGCGCGGTGCGTCGCGAACCGGCGCGGGACCTCTCTCGGGCCGCCGCGCGGGAGACCGCCCGCGTCGCCCGCGCGCACGACGTCGCCCTCTCGAACCGCGAGGCGCTGGCCGCGCTCGCCGAGGTCGCCGCGGCGACGGCGACGAACACGTCCTCGATGCGTCAGGACGTCCTCGCCGGCCGGCGAACCGAGATCGACGCCATCAGCGGCTACGTGGTCGACCGGGCGACGGCCCGTGGGCTCGACGCGCCGACGAACGAGACGCTGGCGGCGCTGATCCGGACGTGGGAGCGGGGACGAGAACTGCGGTAA
- a CDS encoding NifU family protein: MSTESQDGDDLEERVANFLRRNFPQIQMHGGSAAIQDIDRETGEVSIALGGACSGCGISPMTIQAIKSRMVKEIPEIEQVHAHTGMDGGMGGGGGGGGMSPSFPGHSTDDDDGEDDEGPQAPF; this comes from the coding sequence ATGAGCACCGAGAGCCAGGACGGAGACGACCTCGAGGAGCGCGTCGCCAACTTCCTGCGGCGTAACTTCCCGCAGATCCAGATGCACGGCGGTAGCGCGGCCATCCAGGACATCGACCGCGAGACCGGCGAGGTAAGCATCGCCCTCGGCGGCGCCTGCAGCGGCTGTGGCATCTCGCCGATGACGATCCAGGCGATCAAGAGCCGGATGGTCAAGGAGATCCCCGAGATCGAGCAGGTCCACGCCCACACCGGCATGGACGGCGGCATGGGCGGCGGTGGCGGCGGTGGCGGGATGAGCCCGTCGTTCCCCGGCCACAGCACCGACGACGACGACGGCGAGGACGACGAAGGCCCGCAGGCTCCCTTCTAG
- a CDS encoding DUF5783 family protein, translated as MADFDPEKFEDKYANYFPELQQAYKNAFNRMNERYDSELIHGIDQFVLNESEPFYEGDGEFRIELPDEPYERLQGVLVDREKFESVLETYIEEIERELRRVFGFA; from the coding sequence ATGGCCGACTTCGACCCCGAGAAGTTCGAGGACAAGTACGCCAACTACTTCCCGGAGCTCCAGCAGGCGTACAAGAACGCGTTCAACCGGATGAACGAGCGCTACGACTCCGAGTTGATCCACGGCATCGACCAGTTCGTCCTCAACGAGAGCGAACCCTTCTACGAGGGCGACGGCGAGTTCCGCATCGAACTCCCCGACGAGCCCTACGAGCGCCTGCAGGGCGTGCTCGTCGACCGCGAGAAGTTCGAGTCCGTCCTCGAAACCTACATCGAGGAGATCGAACGCGAACTTCGGCGCGTCTTCGGGTTCGCCTGA
- a CDS encoding MgtC/SapB family protein, whose protein sequence is MTEFESLLQVEAEVVKLVLATLLGMFLGLEREWSQKSAGIRTFALISLLAAVFTILDSQALLLIGGLLIIAQAVLLAVQSFIEEDVEGLSLTTSVSMLVAYSIGVLVANGLFIESVTVAVLSSLLLVLKRELHQFAWGLSREEVRSAVEFVILAFVVYPLLPDETIDPWGAIQPRLIWSLVIAVSAIGFVNYVLVKKYQGRGIAVTGFFGGLVNSTAVVAEMGKRATTQSELLGLAVGAILLANAAMAVRNAVIVAAFVPESAVVIGVPLGAIAVAGIAAAIRQSDWRSNFEADLTSPFSLRNALTFGALFLVVLLASVGAEDAFGASGFLATTFLAGLVSSGTATTTAVTLVSTGQITNDTAVAGVIVGTAASILVKTVFAAGIARELVRPVLFWNLVLIAVGALSGAAVLFL, encoded by the coding sequence ATGACCGAGTTCGAGTCGCTTCTCCAGGTGGAAGCGGAGGTCGTCAAACTGGTGCTGGCGACGCTGCTCGGGATGTTCCTGGGGCTCGAACGCGAGTGGTCCCAGAAGTCCGCGGGGATCAGGACGTTCGCGCTGATCAGCCTGCTCGCGGCGGTGTTCACGATCCTCGACAGTCAGGCCCTGTTGCTGATCGGCGGGCTGTTGATCATCGCCCAGGCCGTGTTGCTCGCGGTCCAGAGTTTCATCGAGGAGGACGTCGAGGGGCTGTCGCTGACGACCTCCGTCTCGATGCTGGTCGCCTACAGCATCGGCGTGCTGGTCGCCAACGGCCTGTTCATCGAGTCGGTGACGGTGGCGGTGCTCTCGTCGCTGCTGCTGGTGTTGAAGCGCGAACTCCACCAGTTCGCGTGGGGACTCTCCCGCGAGGAGGTACGAAGCGCCGTCGAGTTCGTCATCCTCGCGTTCGTCGTCTACCCCCTCCTCCCCGACGAGACGATCGACCCGTGGGGCGCGATCCAGCCGCGACTCATCTGGTCGCTCGTCATCGCGGTCAGCGCCATCGGCTTCGTCAACTACGTCCTCGTCAAGAAGTACCAGGGCCGGGGGATCGCCGTCACCGGCTTCTTCGGGGGGCTGGTGAACTCGACGGCCGTCGTCGCCGAGATGGGCAAGCGCGCGACGACCCAGTCGGAACTGCTCGGCCTCGCCGTGGGCGCGATCCTGCTGGCGAACGCGGCGATGGCCGTGCGCAACGCGGTCATCGTGGCCGCGTTCGTCCCGGAGTCGGCCGTCGTGATCGGCGTCCCGCTCGGGGCCATCGCGGTCGCGGGCATCGCCGCCGCGATTCGGCAGAGCGACTGGCGGTCGAACTTCGAGGCCGACCTCACGTCGCCGTTCAGCCTCCGTAACGCGTTGACGTTCGGGGCGCTGTTTCTCGTGGTGTTGCTCGCCTCGGTCGGCGCCGAGGACGCCTTCGGCGCCAGCGGCTTCCTCGCGACGACGTTCCTCGCGGGGCTGGTTTCGAGCGGGACCGCCACGACGACGGCCGTCACGCTCGTCAGCACCGGCCAGATCACGAACGACACGGCCGTCGCCGGGGTGATCGTCGGGACGGCCGCGAGCATCCTCGTCAAGACTGTCTTCGCCGCGGGCATCGCCCGCGAACTGGTCCGGCCGGTGCTGTTCTGGAACCTGGTGTTGATCGCCGTGGGCGCGCTCTCCGGGGCGGCCGTCCTGTTTCTCTGA